The Anabas testudineus chromosome 15, fAnaTes1.2, whole genome shotgun sequence DNA segment tgccagCTCATCTTTCTGTTTCCGGATCTCAGCCCGGCCCTCCTCTCTGGCCTCAGTCAATCTCTCTTGTAAAGCCTGTAGTTCTCGTTCCAGCTGTTCCCTTTGTCGAGCCAACTCCCTGGACAACTGTTGACACTGCACTTCCACCTGTAAGCACCCATAatagaaagaggaaaataaattttagagaaaagaaatagCATAAATCTTTTAGCTAGTGAAGGTTTGACGAATCAAATGCTGCCTGAGCCAACACAACAGGAGAGATGTTTTTCTGACCCTAGCTTTGTGCAGATTTGCTTCCTCTGCCATCTCTACAGCCTGTTTGACCTGAAGACAGGCAGACCACTCCCTTTGTTGCGCCTCTTGCTGACTAGCTCGCACAGCACACAGAGCCACAAGTAACTCATCACGCTCTCTAGAAGatcaacagaaaagaaaatgcaggaACAGcattacaaaaaacacacagtgggaTTTGTGCCTTTTGGTCCTAGATATTTACTAAACTGTAAAATAGCTAAATCTTCAGGGTACGATACAGTAATTATACGTAAAAAACTACAATACTACAGTAcagtctacagtatgtagagTAGGAAGAGTTGATCTGCTGTGGCTAAGTTTCGACTGATCTGTAGAAAGTGTTTGTGGGCCATGCATTTGTGCCTGTATTACCACTGACTTTGAGAGTCTGTCAATAGCCTGGACATGCAGATTTGTGTGAGTCCCAGCCAATACTGCCTCGTGCTGTGCACACTTCAGACACAACCCTGATACATGGGGAACTCCATCAGCCTTTGAAGCATTTGCATCATGTTTCTCCCTTTGTCTCAGACGAATCTTCACCTCCTCACACTCTTTCTGACTGACCGACAGATCCCTCCTGATGATAGAAGTAAAATATGAGAtgtagagaaacagagaaagaagggagaTCAGTATTGTTCTCTTAATGTCTAAATATGTAAATGCCTTTAAAAAGAAAGGGCTTTGGCTACTGGCTACACTGATTTCACAGCCAGAGTGGACACTGACCTTAGGGAGATGACCTGAGCCTCCAAGCTTTCAATCTGTGTCTGGTAAATTATCTTTAGCTGTtcctgattttaaaaaaaacacaacaacacatttttagactgtcaaaacaatatttcagtaaaaaaataactcttgaatatttttatacaaataaGAACattaatgaatactttattaaatactttatttgaTCCCCTTGGGcaaattgttattattattcccaCACTTGTCTTGGGATACACAACCTAACAACTTATAACACTGTGGAAACTTAACAGCTGCTGTGAGTCAAGTCATCACTTCTTGAAGGAGGTGGAACAAATCATTCTTACCAGCGCATTTTTCCATGTGTCGTGTTCTGCTCTTTGTAGCATGCTGTTGTCACTTTTAGAGGCTATGTGGGTGTTAGCTGCAATATTATCATGCACCTGGAGAATACATGAGAATTGATGATGAGGCACTATTCCCAAATAATTATCATTTCATTGACAATGCCAAGGTTTATTTAGATCGTACACCTTACAACACTCATTACCGTGGAGTTGCGAATTGTATAATCTTTTAGAGATTCATCCACGGCTCTGGATTTGATTTCGGAATGCAGTTTCTCATTCTCTACCACCACCACTCTGATCCGGTGTTTCATTGCCTGCAGCTCTTCCTGAAATCATGTACAGAGAAATCAGCACACTACTAAAAAGGGTCACAAATATttagtaaacaaacacacacatgccaatACCTTGCAGAATTTGACCTCAGCTTCCAGGTGTTTGATGTACTCTGGCTGGTTATGAATCGTTGGGACCAAATCCTGAAAGACAGGCAAACTGGatctttcctcctcctgcaATCTctaagaggggaaaaaaagaggcaaaacacagcagaacagtgACACTGATATCACAGAAAAAGCCTCCATGATTTACGACATTTAACTACAGGGACTGACAGATAATTCTTTAATAGGTTTTCCTAAGAAACAAAAGCTGTATATTCTACCTTGGATGGAGACTGTTTCTTAGAAGGTGAGAGGGGAGCAGGtatatctctgcactgcttcAGTAGGAGGCTCTTCAGCTGATTAACTATAATGGAAAAAGACACCAAAATAGCATTTACACTTTTACAAGATTATGAGTAGGGAAATCTCTCAGTAATGCACTAAAATGTCTTAGCTGGAGGGCTGTGCCACATGCATTCACTAAGTCACCTGcttcactttgtgtcttttgGCTCCACGCTGCCTTGTCCTCTTCTGCCAAGGTGGTGAAGAGGCTGCCATCACTCCCTCTGACTTCTTCCACCTCTTCATCAGCATGTAGCTGCTCCAGAGCACTGCTCAGCTGCTGGATGCTCTGGTTGGCCCGCtctgaaaatgtacatacacagtATAAAGTATCTTATTTCAGTGTCCCATGACAGTTGAGTTcgtgtttgtgtacttttaaAACTACTTTCTTTTATTGATCAATTAGAGACCACAGAAAACGCTCACGGACAACACTTGATCATCACCCAAAATTCgaacaataacaatatacaCTTACTGGCcaattacagtatttataatCTAATATAATATCTAATGCATataatctaatgcaatccaatacagcagctccgctgtgaattttacttttatttttacagggtTGTAATTTTTCAGTTTCCAATCTGATACTGTCAACAAAGATGATAatctttctgtgtttattattgatgtcatagtgggtggtggggTGGTACCAAAGTGTATTATGGGTAAGTGTAAGATGTTTTTTAACAGTGAGGCCATCACATAAGAATTAACAATAATTTTGTTCTTTACATTGCAAGTTTTGCTGGAGATTTTGCcttgtctgtttttggtcttcACAGTTTAGCTGGACGACgcaaaaaattaaaacacattacatgGATTTTGGGAATTAACGGCATTTAATAAAATTTTCAGGGGTTTTATGAATAAACATCTGATTgataagtgaaaaaaataacCTTAATTTAATAATCATATTCCTTAAAACGAAAATAAACGTTACGAACAGCCCTGGTTCATTTAAGTACTTGATGTAATTAACaactattaattattaatggATGCTTAACGCTACCTGATTCTATTGTGAATGCTGATATTGATGTCCTGATGGGCGTCTATGAAAGGGTTTAATAATCTGGAGGTGATGTGTGAATGAGAGcatgataaattaatgtttagattttttagCTAGTGAATTTCTACCAGGATGCTTGAGAATCAGCGACAGGTGGCAGTGAAACTGTTCtatgtactgtaactgtagtaactgtaactatagttaagtaaaacaaaacatttaagaaTCAATTTTGAGACACTTTTAAAAGACTTCTTTGCCACAGttagtaatgttaatgttaatgttaacgTTAATGTGTGCTGGGCTAAATAGCTAATTAGCTAACATTAACAGTTCCCCTGTTTAGCTAACGTGACTTTGTGATGTTAGCAAATTTAGCACGGCAAGGCGTTGACTTACGCCTCAGCTCCTTTTGGTAATCACCCAGCTGCTCCGCTTCCTCCTCATCTGAATCCAATGGTTTCATGATGACAAATCGGTGTTATTTCATGAAACGTTACAAACTAAACATGCTAGGCTAAATACAACAACTACACCAACAGCCATCATATCTGTGACGTCGTAACGGTCAACGAGACGCAACGTccgtgtgtttgttttgatgtaCCTGCGCAGCCCGGCGGCGGTGCGTTTTAGGTAATACAACTATATCACCGCCCGATCGGGGCGTGCAGCGTGTACGGTAACAGCAAAACGAGTCCACTACCTGCTAACCACGCCCACCTTGGCAAACTCCAGGATGTGCTTCACGGGATTTGTAGTCATGGTTTGTAGTCACAACTAGGAGCGTCAGGTTTACTGTAACACTGAACTTTAAAATTACTATTGCAAGTAACTTTGAAGTGCACAGGGGGAAGTACGcagatttattttacttaagAAAAAGTACCAAGTGTAATGTAGTACTCAATACTGCAAAAAAGCCCATTGTATCCCATGGATGTGTTTCttgtaattgtgttttgtctgtCCCCTAGTGGTGAAATGTGCTCCCTGCACTGTTTTAAAGCTaaaaaaagtaatgtaaatGAGAGGATGTGATgcaaataagtaaataataataataataaacgaGAGCGTTTGAATATAACTAGTGACTATAAACAAAGAACATCAGGAGTCCTGAAAGTACAGTGTTAAAGATCACTTTACACAGTGTGGCCACCATGTTCTGAGCGTTTGCTCCacatcactttcactttttttattatctcaTTGTCCAATGAGTCACCATTGAGCACCCTCATGCACACAGAGACCTGCAGACAAAGACCAGATTGCTGAGACAAGGTGATTACTTGCGGGATTACTCAGAATTACTTTCAGATCTTAAATAGGCCAGATTGTGTAAGTGTGGACATTTCACTTGAAAGCCACATTTCTTTTGAGccttcaaaatgtatttatttagtattaaatTTACTCTGGGAAAATTtgcatttgtatattttttttgtaaacaagACTGCTGGAATAATAATAGATGTATCTCTGTAAGCAGACCAAATGAGACAAGTTCAAACTAGTTAAGAACAACTGAGCACACAGGAGCAACAAAGGACTGAAGCAGAACGACCTCATCTTAACTATTTTATCTGCATAATAGAGTATAAAAgacagttttgtgtttgagtttttttttttaaaaagccctGGTAAAACTACTATTTATGACGAATCAACCCTGGTCTGAGTTCATggaacacatttaaacacatttataaacagACAAGACAGTAGATTTTTGAATGTGGGTGATTATGTGttattaaaacaactttttataCAACTATGTATTTACTTTCATACCCTTATTATTGCTATGAGTAGTTACAAATACcttaaaaacacttaaactaTCTAATATCTGTCATATTTGAATTAAAAACTTGCAAGGATCTGACAATACAAGGAATTCAAAGATAAAGTTTGAGAAGTTGAATATACTGTGTAGTACAGAGTACGCTGTGCTTTGTGTATTTCCTCTTTGGACCATTTACAACCTTATTTTGGCCTCAGGTTCTAGGCAAACATGACACATTGAGGGAGtttcaaatgacaaaatgataaGATCGTttttcagtgctgtgtgtgtttgtgtgtgatactGTTCGGTGGAAGTTTACGTCTCAAATCTATCTTTATTGCTGCTAACAAAAGGGTCAGTCAGAGGTTACCATAGATACATCTGCTTCCTATTTCACAATTGCAGATTAACTTCCTGTGGAATGAGTCCTGACTGTACTTTTGATGTTTTCGACATTTTAGTTTTCAACAGAAGAGGCAGTGAGTCAGACTTTGATGAGTTCATTCATAAATAGACTCTGCTGATCTAcagttttcattcacatttttttgtgaCAGCTTAAAcacagtttgggttaaatagattttaaaattaaCTTGTTCCGTTGCTGTGTGATTTAGTACTGAAATCTGTTACACTGGTTGCTGCACTGTCAAATTCCAAGAACATAAAGGGGAACACTTTATTGTGCAACGCCTCACGCTAGTCTGTTTGATAGATTTTCACCATAAGGGCATATTCCCAAAGATGCATCACCTCTAACTATCCAGTAATATAATGTACCAAGTAAACAAGTACCTACTTTTGATACCACTGTTCTTTAATTGTGAAGGCACATTCTTTACTCATAATACAGCATTTCCACACTGTATTTTTGAGACCTACCTAATCCAATCCATCCATCGAAGGCATGTGCTGCATTAATTATCTAAAGATGAGGTCCGGACTTGTAGAAGAAACTTAACACAAACTAACTAAAAGCACAGAATGCATGGGTGTAGGTAGTATTAATCCAACCATACTGGCTAGAACTTGCCCAGTGTTTGGTTGTGTTTAAGAAGAGTAAATCTTAGTTATTAGTTCTTTTgttcaaattatttattaaaagtagACTGAATGTAGAAAATTAATTATTGGGTGTTGTAGTTGAACAACAGCTTTGTTTAGGCTTAGATCTTTGGCAAAGATGCagtttagttttgtctgtttaaCTGACATGTTTGCTTCATGGGATTATTTTATACAACAGTTGCATTGGGACAGTTCACTGCCCTACATCAGTGAAATACTCAACACAAGTGAAAAAAACAGCTCGTCTGCAAATAACAGTTATACTAGGGAGCGTTTACATGCTGGGTATTTCCAGGAAACCACATCAGCCTACCCATCTAACTGTGGTAGAAGCTGTAGGTTAAGCCTACGCAGTCACACACTTGTTAAATGTCACCTTAGCCCTGCCATAAAAATATATGTCTATGTATGTAATATTAACCATTCCCCACCTGACACCGCCATAACTCCCCTTGTTCCAAACTCCCCCCTCCCACTGCACAATGCACTCCTCCTGAGTGAACTGTGCTTTTTATGTCAGGGTGGGGGTTCCCatttatactttttttctttttaaatatgacaTCTAACGTAAGCCTGGGAAGAACTGaatactgacaaaaacaaaaaaaacacctaaGAAAAACTTTGTTTGAAATTTTCATGCATGGAAATGTTTAAcgatgtgaaaataaaaagaacaatggaggcggagagaagaaaaagagttaACCCAGTTAGGTTATGGGGAAAATGGTGCACTCTGCCACATCTAAACCAAGTCTCAGTGATCAGTTATCTGGTGGCTTCTGCAGCACCCACTTTACTTCCTACACTGGAGATGGATTTGGTGCCAATACTATGCAAATGCTTTTTATCAGAAAAAGTATTTGGCAACACAAAGcgaagcagagagagagagagaagcaatGCTGTAATAAGAGTGCAATGTTGAAATCTCACAGAGCACACGAGCATGGTGCATGTGCaagcacacacagctgtgtcaCATGCCCATGTTCTgtaatagacacacacacacacacaagaagtaCAGAGACAAGAACCACATTAGACAGTTTTCAGAtttcttaataaaaataattcatttcaggacaacatataaataattattgAATCACACAATACAGATATCTTGATATGAATAAATActtaacaaataaaaccagGCTTTTTTCATACAATACCCTATTGTCGAAAAGGTCACACAAAGAAACTTCCACACCGTTTGCATGTTTTGTTACACCTTCTGGCCTTAAGTGGATGCACTTCCTACTGCTGGAATGTCCCTAAGCAAGTCGGAGTACCAGTCCTAAATACCTCAGCAGCTTAGACAAGTCATGTGCAACTTATGTGATCTTCTCCCAGTCAAGCTTAGTCAGAGCTCCAAAACTTTGTTAAGGAGTCCTGATGAACTAACCGCTAATTGGCCTTTAATTGATTAAGGTTAGTCTAGAGGTGATTAAAGCACACAGAGATCTACGTACAGGCCGTCAACACAAGGGCAGGCCTGACAGCTTCAGATACAGTTGAAAGAAAAGGCAGACCAAGAGCCTGTTTGTCAAAGTATAACTAGAGCCACAGATGGACATCTGCCTACTGCTGTGGAATTCTTCAGCATTAGGGGAATAACTGTTCCACTTGATATCACATTAGAGTTAGTCAGATGTGTTTTACGTTTCAGGTCATCTCTGTAGataaatatttctttgtatCTGGATAAAACAGACACACGTGGAAAATGCTGGCAATTTGGGGATTTTCAAAATGACATAAGGGCTAGTCTGTGGTTACACAGAATTGGAGATGTCTATCTGTCGCACTCTAGTTAGTTCAGAATGGTCCAGGCTGGCCATTTTTGAGGAGGTAACAACAACTGTTTGGCGACTGATGGCACATGTATTCTTtttttggcagaaaaaaaaacaaatatatcaaaatacattaaaaaatcctaaagcaaatttaaaaacaaaaggaacagGAATGTCAGTTTTGCTTATTCCAGATGCACACATGCGTGcgttgtatgtgtgtgtgttggagatgAGGCATTGGGTTGGAAGGTCCTATAACAAGGACCAAGATCCATATTCACAAAAGCATTTTATAGGTGGGAGCACCGATCGAGGATCACTGATCAGGCCCCGCTGGTCCATAAAATTTCAATCACTAGTTAAAGGCAAAACTTATCGAGGATCAGCCCCAatactgtgctgctgttgtggcAGCGGCACAAAACACATTCAGATAAACAAGATTAGCCAAAGCAGGCAATGGGATTGCTCTCTGAAGTTTTGAAATTGTCGCCTTGGCACATTCAGTGgggtggagcagagaggaaTGCATTTCTGTGGGGCGCATACAATCTCACAGAGCTGTGTTggcatgtgcgtgtgtgtgcgtaagtgtgtgaatgtgatgtcaAAGTGGATAATCATTCAGGCGTCACCATGTCATGTCCTCAGTTCTCTACATAGTTGCTGATCCCTTTCTGACAGGACTAGAGCTACTACATTGGCGTGTACATGTGTAGgtctgtgtgagcatgtgtctATGCGTTTCTAGGTGCTTAAGTGATCAGTAAACAGGAAAACAACGTCCAAGGCAACAGATTTGTtttggaggagaagaggggaaataagaggaaggaaaggaggaataGAAAGCAAATAAGTTCTGTGTCTACTGTGTTCTCTGCCTTCTGCCCGCTGACACTGCCAGCATGTTGGCTACAATGGAGAGGCTTATATTTCTGTACATGTAGCACCAAAACTAGCAGGGGCCTGCCCTGTCTGTCTTGCACTGTATAGACACACGGTCTGTCCTTATTCTCCATATTAATTAACTCACTTCATTCAACAAATAAGTAGTATTAATAATGAGGTTGATTTGCCTCAACATATAACCTAACAAAGTAACTGACGGACTAATGAAAGAAATTTAATTCGTGATAATTTTACAATATTGATTGGGCAAAATCTTTTGTCTATTTTGGAAGTACACGAATGTGTGACTTTGGAGAACTAAACGTTAATTTTATTTCAAGATCTTCACTTGCTTTGACCAGTATTGGCTCACTTCTGCTTCCTACTTCCACTGATTTTTTGCTGGGCTTTCCCAACTACTGCATTCCTCACTCTACAGAACAAATGctagacagacaggcagacagatacacagatgGGTTaggacagacagactgacaggggGTATAAATCCTTGGCTGTGGTCTAGAAAGCAATGTCAGATGCTTCTCCTTATGTCAACATACAATCATTTTGTCCGGCACGATTCACTACGTACCTCTAAATACATATTGTACACAAGAGTTACTGTAAGTCAGTTGCTCTGACATGTTGCCAAACCTCTCACCGTTTAAGTGCACAGGGCACATCAGATGATAATAAATGCACAAAGAGGTATTCTGTAGGCCATGtctactgcaaacacacatgcacgcacgcacacacacatgcacgcacgcacacacatacactcttacacatacatacacacagacattcaccccccacgtacacacactctctcttcaCATTCTACATGG contains these protein-coding regions:
- the sdccag8 gene encoding serologically defined colon cancer antigen 8 homolog isoform X1; the encoded protein is MKPLDSDEEEAEQLGDYQKELRQRANQSIQQLSSALEQLHADEEVEEVRGSDGSLFTTLAEEDKAAWSQKTQSEAVNQLKSLLLKQCRDIPAPLSPSKKQSPSKRLQEEERSSLPVFQDLVPTIHNQPEYIKHLEAEVKFCKEELQAMKHRIRVVVVENEKLHSEIKSRAVDESLKDYTIRNSTVHDNIAANTHIASKSDNSMLQRAEHDTWKNALEQLKIIYQTQIESLEAQVISLRRDLSVSQKECEEVKIRLRQREKHDANASKADGVPHVSGLCLKCAQHEAVLAGTHTNLHVQAIDRLSKERDELLVALCAVRASQQEAQQREWSACLQVKQAVEMAEEANLHKARVEVQCQQLSRELARQREQLERELQALQERLTEAREEGRAEIRKQKDELAHTVSSLSQRVAELEGQLDRAHRDKNSLTSQLEDTLRILTSQEQDNTKVCVDLRYQLSQAQLKKDEAERELRDLNAKTSRQMEKAAQEVERLSSELVGCRQHLEAVQKDGSQWQAEALSLAEQLANAQRQLHLTRQEKESVERAHGEKITSVTVAARERERELTVLLEQTESQHQQRVRELDGLLSSQNSLIKKLKEECCKLGAKLEELTENSRSELEQLALEKQHLEETVKSLNARCSDMEEQCVQHGRMHQRMKDRLQQLDRHCQSSAQQVCELLAKQNQLMQERNTLSEEMQNLRIELPAAR
- the sdccag8 gene encoding serologically defined colon cancer antigen 8 homolog isoform X2, which translates into the protein MKPLDSDEEEAEQLGDYQKELRQRANQSIQQLSSALEQLHADEEVEEVRGSDGSLFTTLAEEDKAAWSQKTQSEAVNQLKSLLLKQCRDIPAPLSPSKKQSPSKRLQEEERSSLPVFQDLVPTIHNQPEYIKHLEAEVKFCKEELQAMKHRIRVVVVENEKLHSEIKSRAVDESLKDYTIRNSTVHDNIAANTHIASKSDNSMLQRAEHDTWKNALEQLKIIYQTQIESLEAQVISLRRDLSVSQKECEEVKIRLRQREKHDANASKADGVPHVSGLCLKCAQHEAVLAGTHTNLHVQAIDRLSKERDELLVALCAVRASQQEAQQREWSACLQVKQAVEMAEEANLHKARVEVQCQQLSRELARQREQLERELQALQERLTEAREEGRAEIRKQKDELAHTVSSLSQRVAELEGQLDRAHRDKNSLTSQLEDTLRILTSQEQDNTKVCVDLRYQLSQAQLKKDEAERELRDLNAKTSRQMEKAAQEVERLSSELVGCRQHLEAVQKDGSQWQAEALSLAEQLANAQRQLHLTRQEKESVERAHGEKITSVTVAARERERELTVLLEQTESQHQQRVRELDGLLSSQNSLIKKLKEECCKLGAKLEELTENSRHPCHHFVKHHLSRLFGQSVSTYYILLSSLTCFLVNLMLQ